A stretch of Leptolyngbya subtilissima AS-A7 DNA encodes these proteins:
- a CDS encoding RidA family protein — MESPIHHFPHSPTPSLPYFLIFLPHHLSTKMQRTIINTPNAPAPVGPYNQAVAVSGQMLFVSGQIALDPATGQLVGEGDVVAQTEQVIANLEAILTAAGASFDNVVKTSVFLKDMGDFGAVNEIYAKYFGGDNAPARACVEVARLPKDVAVEIECIAVL, encoded by the coding sequence ATGGAGTCACCAATCCACCACTTTCCTCACTCCCCCACCCCATCACTCCCCTACTTTCTAATTTTCCTACCCCATCACCTATCCACTAAAATGCAGCGCACCATCATCAACACTCCCAACGCCCCCGCTCCCGTTGGTCCCTACAATCAGGCCGTGGCGGTCAGCGGGCAAATGCTTTTTGTCTCGGGTCAAATTGCCCTTGACCCGGCCACAGGGCAGTTGGTGGGTGAGGGTGATGTGGTTGCTCAGACCGAGCAAGTGATCGCCAACTTAGAAGCGATTTTGACCGCAGCTGGAGCTAGCTTTGACAATGTAGTGAAAACCTCGGTGTTTCTCAAAGACATGGGTGACTTTGGGGCCGTCAATGAGATCTACGCCAAGTATTTCGGCGGCGACAATGCTCCGGCGCGGGCCTGTGTTGAGGTGGCGCGCCTGCCCAAGGATGTTGCCGTAGAGATTGAGTGCATTGCGGTGCTGTAG
- a CDS encoding type II toxin-antitoxin system PemK/MazF family toxin has product MTFEFGQVVLVPFPFTNQNAQKKRPSVVISSQDCNTARPDLILIAVTSQVRTPLLFGEVMITDWQAAGLLKLSVIKPVITTIQKDLVIRQLGNLAPSDSQSLKDLLLLLLRE; this is encoded by the coding sequence ATGACCTTTGAGTTCGGCCAGGTTGTGCTGGTGCCGTTTCCTTTTACTAACCAGAACGCCCAAAAGAAAAGGCCTTCAGTTGTCATCAGTTCGCAAGACTGCAATACAGCTCGTCCCGATCTCATTCTCATTGCGGTAACTAGCCAAGTGCGAACACCCTTGTTATTTGGTGAGGTGATGATTACTGACTGGCAGGCGGCAGGACTACTTAAGCTTTCGGTTATCAAGCCTGTGATCACGACAATTCAAAAAGATTTGGTGATTCGGCAGTTGGGCAACCTTGCGCCATCAGATAGTCAGTCATTGAAGGATTTGCTGCTGCTTTTGCTTAGGGAGTAA
- a CDS encoding AEC family transporter: MPPFEVLMHLYGPIGAGICAGIALGAVLYRVAPHRDLPQGLYQQVPLRLGRFLFWLGIPLSIVGFMRRADLSGNLYLAPVVAWSAILLGLLCSRLWIRADQEPWARPTQGSFSLAAMLGNTGYIGYPVVLLLPQLGVSVFGWALFYDALGTLLGSYGLGAILASEMGGQRLNLAQSWQRQWSTRLRAVVQNPIILAFGLGLGLKAIALPAWLDLTLYRFAWAIVVLSLMLMGLRIQQLSSWQHLHRATIAVAIKMLVLPLAVGLGLTALGIDGPPRLVMILQAGMPCAFSNLVLAEAYDLDRDLSVTCVGLSSASLLFTLPLWLWAFSGE; encoded by the coding sequence TTGCCACCGTTTGAGGTATTGATGCACCTGTATGGGCCGATCGGGGCAGGAATCTGCGCTGGCATTGCCTTGGGTGCTGTGCTCTATCGCGTTGCCCCCCACCGAGACTTGCCCCAAGGACTGTATCAGCAGGTGCCCCTGCGCTTGGGTCGATTTTTGTTTTGGTTGGGCATTCCCCTCAGCATTGTGGGGTTTATGCGCCGCGCCGACCTGTCGGGTAACCTGTACCTGGCACCGGTGGTAGCCTGGTCCGCCATTTTGCTGGGGCTGTTGTGCAGCCGCCTGTGGATTCGCGCCGACCAAGAGCCATGGGCGCGGCCCACTCAGGGCAGTTTTTCCCTAGCGGCCATGCTGGGCAACACCGGCTACATCGGCTATCCCGTGGTGCTGCTGCTGCCTCAGCTGGGCGTGAGTGTGTTTGGCTGGGCGCTGTTCTACGACGCCCTGGGCACTCTGCTGGGTTCCTACGGGTTAGGAGCGATTTTGGCCTCAGAAATGGGGGGGCAGCGGCTCAACCTAGCCCAGTCTTGGCAGCGGCAATGGTCAACCAGGCTACGGGCCGTCGTGCAGAATCCGATTATTCTGGCCTTTGGTTTGGGACTGGGGCTGAAGGCGATCGCCCTGCCCGCCTGGCTTGACCTAACCCTCTATCGGTTTGCCTGGGCTATTGTGGTGCTGTCGCTAATGCTAATGGGGCTGCGCATTCAGCAGCTCAGCTCGTGGCAGCATCTGCACCGGGCCACCATAGCCGTGGCGATTAAGATGCTGGTGCTGCCCTTGGCGGTGGGGTTGGGCCTCACTGCTCTAGGCATAGATGGTCCACCTCGATTGGTAATGATTTTGCAGGCGGGTATGCCCTGCGCTTTTTCTAACCTGGTGCTGGCCGAGGCCTACGATCTCGATCGCGACCTGTCTGTCACCTGCGTAGGGCTCAGTTCCGCCAGTTTGCTATTTACTCTGCCCCTTTGGCTGTGGGCATTTTCTGGGGAGTGA
- the malQ gene encoding 4-alpha-glucanotransferase, protein MPFPRASGILLHPTSLPGRFGIGDLGPEAYQFVDFLASTRQQLWQVLPLGPTGHGNSPYLCYSAMAGNPLLISLEELCNRSLLYPDELHELEHLSPHQIDFDRVIPVKTELLRRAADRFSEVASDEDRAALAQFSEECHFWVDEFAFFMALKNAHGGASWTEWPNDIARREPEAMAAWREKLASDIFTHKFLQFEFHRQWQSLRQYARDRQIQIIGDIPIYVAHDSVDVWAYPENFMLDEETLAPAQMAGVPPDYFSETGQLWGNPTYNWEALKKSGFNWWIQRINALLGYVDIIRIDHFRGLQAFWSVPAGETTAINGEWVEAPGTELFEAVRQTFGKLPVMAEDLGMITPEVEALRDEFEFPGMKILHFAFGGGSDNPYLPFNYVENSVVYTGTHDNDTTVGWFEKMPDHERDRLQQYLGCISPEGIHWSLIRLALLSVSNQAITPLQDVLGYGSDCRMNTPGRSDGNWGWRYEAKVLTDEVSDRLRSLTELSNRATASME, encoded by the coding sequence ATGCCCTTTCCCAGAGCCAGCGGCATTTTGCTGCATCCTACGTCGCTGCCCGGTCGGTTTGGTATTGGCGACCTCGGGCCTGAAGCCTACCAATTTGTAGATTTTTTGGCGTCGACTCGCCAACAGCTCTGGCAGGTGCTGCCCCTAGGACCAACCGGTCACGGCAACTCGCCCTACCTCTGCTACTCAGCAATGGCAGGCAACCCGCTGCTGATCAGCCTCGAGGAATTGTGCAATCGCTCCCTACTCTACCCCGACGAACTACACGAATTAGAGCACCTTTCTCCCCACCAGATCGACTTTGACCGGGTGATCCCAGTCAAGACGGAGCTGTTGAGACGAGCGGCCGACCGGTTTAGCGAAGTGGCTTCTGACGAAGACCGGGCCGCCCTGGCTCAGTTCAGCGAAGAGTGCCACTTTTGGGTTGATGAGTTCGCCTTTTTTATGGCGCTCAAAAATGCCCACGGCGGCGCGAGCTGGACGGAATGGCCCAACGACATTGCCCGCCGCGAACCCGAGGCGATGGCTGCCTGGCGAGAAAAACTAGCCAGCGATATCTTTACCCACAAGTTTTTGCAGTTTGAGTTTCACCGCCAGTGGCAGTCACTGCGGCAGTACGCCCGCGATCGCCAAATTCAAATCATTGGCGACATTCCCATCTACGTGGCCCATGACAGCGTCGATGTGTGGGCCTATCCCGAAAACTTTATGCTCGATGAAGAAACCTTGGCTCCGGCCCAGATGGCCGGGGTGCCACCCGACTATTTCAGCGAGACGGGGCAGCTCTGGGGCAACCCCACCTACAACTGGGAGGCGCTGAAAAAGAGCGGCTTTAACTGGTGGATTCAGCGCATCAACGCGCTGCTGGGCTACGTCGATATTATCCGAATCGATCACTTCCGGGGGTTGCAGGCTTTTTGGAGCGTGCCCGCCGGTGAAACCACCGCCATCAATGGCGAATGGGTTGAAGCCCCAGGTACAGAGCTGTTTGAAGCCGTGCGCCAAACCTTTGGCAAACTGCCCGTCATGGCCGAGGATCTGGGGATGATTACCCCAGAGGTCGAGGCCCTGCGGGACGAGTTTGAGTTTCCGGGCATGAAGATTTTGCACTTCGCCTTTGGCGGCGGCAGCGACAACCCTTACCTGCCCTTCAATTACGTTGAAAACAGCGTGGTCTACACCGGCACCCACGACAACGACACTACGGTGGGCTGGTTTGAGAAAATGCCCGACCATGAGCGTGATCGCCTCCAGCAATACCTTGGCTGCATCAGCCCTGAAGGCATTCACTGGTCGCTAATTCGCCTGGCGCTGCTGTCGGTCTCCAACCAAGCGATCACTCCCCTGCAAGATGTGCTGGGCTACGGCAGCGACTGCCGCATGAACACCCCCGGCCGCTCTGACGGCAACTGGGGCTGGCGCTACGAGGCCAAGGTGCTGACAGATGAGGTTAGCGATCGCCTGCGATCGCTAACGGAGCTCTCTAACCGAGCCACAGCTTCGATGGAGTAA
- a CDS encoding toxin-antitoxin system, antitoxin component, Xre family protein, producing MQALSDQERQLIDKIRQFSPLQIAEIEDFIDFLSQRYSDRQLVAAAAQASEPSLAQVWDNPEDAAYDDL from the coding sequence ATGCAAGCGTTATCTGATCAAGAACGGCAACTGATCGACAAAATTCGTCAGTTCTCTCCTTTGCAGATTGCTGAGATAGAAGATTTTATTGACTTTCTCAGTCAGCGCTATTCAGATAGACAGCTAGTTGCTGCCGCTGCCCAGGCCTCTGAGCCGTCGTTAGCTCAGGTTTGGGATAACCCAGAAGATGCTGCTTACGATGACCTTTGA
- the msrA gene encoding peptide-methionine (S)-S-oxide reductase MsrA produces the protein MTATAELATFGAGCFWGVEAAFRKLDGVIDTSVGYMGGHFESPCYLDVLSRITGHAEVCQVQFDPAEISYDALLDTFWRIHDPTSLNRQGGDRGEQYRSVIFYHTPEQGKAARQAKNKLQDSGHYPKPIVTQIEPASAYWLASEEHQQYFG, from the coding sequence ATGACCGCTACTGCTGAACTTGCCACCTTTGGGGCCGGATGCTTTTGGGGTGTCGAAGCCGCCTTTCGCAAACTCGACGGCGTGATCGATACCTCCGTCGGCTACATGGGCGGCCACTTCGAGAGCCCCTGCTACCTCGACGTGCTGTCGCGCATCACCGGCCACGCCGAAGTTTGTCAGGTGCAGTTTGACCCCGCCGAAATTTCCTACGACGCGCTGCTCGACACCTTTTGGCGCATCCACGACCCCACCAGCCTCAACCGCCAGGGGGGCGATCGCGGCGAACAGTACCGCTCCGTAATTTTTTACCACACCCCAGAACAGGGCAAAGCCGCTCGCCAGGCCAAAAACAAACTGCAAGACTCAGGCCACTACCCCAAACCCATCGTCACTCAAATCGAACCCGCCAGCGCCTACTGGCTCGCCTCAGAAGAGCACCAGCAATACTTTGGCTAG
- a CDS encoding CBS domain-containing protein produces MLTVADIMTPNATTIASGATVADAIELMQQRQIRSLLVEHRSQDMPFGMVTERDIVYTVVTRGHDPKKVLVQDIMHQPCISLAPDLTIQEASQVLSDISVQRAPVVQDGRLVGVISVTDIFMRGMSVPALSR; encoded by the coding sequence ATGCTGACCGTGGCCGATATCATGACCCCAAACGCCACCACCATCGCCAGCGGTGCCACCGTCGCCGATGCCATTGAGCTGATGCAGCAGCGACAGATTCGATCGCTCCTCGTCGAACACCGCTCTCAAGATATGCCTTTTGGCATGGTGACCGAGCGCGATATTGTCTATACCGTGGTGACCCGAGGCCACGATCCTAAAAAGGTGCTGGTCCAAGACATCATGCACCAGCCCTGCATTTCTCTGGCCCCTGATCTCACCATTCAAGAAGCTTCCCAAGTGTTGTCTGACATCAGCGTGCAGCGCGCACCCGTGGTTCAAGACGGGCGTCTGGTGGGGGTGATCTCGGTTACCGATATTTTTATGCGGGGTATGTCGGTGCCAGCGTTGAGTCGGTAG
- the gshB gene encoding glutathione synthase: MKVAFIIDPINRLDPGHDTSVALMEAAQQRGHEVWITAANALSVVAGKALALMQPVKLVPVKLVDGLWAAANPWFEVGAAVQLPLEEMDAVFMRTDPPVTVPYLYATYILDYIDPAKTRVINSPKGLRAANEKMYALQFTEAIPETIVTQSKVVIRETVERWGSAVLKPLGGKAGEGILFLQTGDRNLNSMVEISTQQGKEPVMVQTYLPAAKDGDKRIILLNGEPIGAVNRIPTGSEFRGNMAVGGRVAQVDITDRELDICRQLAPTLIRDGLYFVGIDVIGGYLTEVNVTSPTGIREIDRLNDVRLGDQVIAWVEQG, translated from the coding sequence GTGAAAGTTGCCTTCATTATCGACCCGATTAACCGCCTCGACCCCGGCCACGACACCAGCGTTGCCCTCATGGAGGCGGCCCAACAGCGTGGCCATGAGGTGTGGATTACTGCGGCCAATGCCCTCAGCGTGGTGGCGGGCAAAGCTTTGGCGCTGATGCAGCCGGTGAAGCTCGTTCCTGTAAAGCTGGTGGATGGGCTTTGGGCGGCGGCTAACCCCTGGTTTGAGGTGGGCGCAGCGGTGCAGCTGCCGCTAGAAGAGATGGATGCAGTGTTTATGCGCACTGACCCGCCCGTTACCGTGCCCTACCTCTACGCCACCTACATTCTCGACTACATCGACCCGGCCAAAACCCGTGTGATCAACTCACCCAAGGGGTTACGGGCTGCCAACGAGAAAATGTATGCCCTGCAATTTACCGAGGCGATTCCTGAAACGATTGTTACCCAAAGCAAGGTGGTAATTCGTGAAACCGTGGAGCGCTGGGGCTCGGCGGTGCTCAAGCCTTTGGGGGGCAAGGCTGGCGAGGGGATTTTGTTTTTGCAGACGGGCGATCGCAACCTCAACTCTATGGTTGAAATCAGCACCCAGCAGGGCAAAGAGCCGGTGATGGTGCAGACCTACCTGCCCGCTGCCAAAGACGGCGACAAGCGAATCATTTTGCTCAACGGCGAACCCATCGGCGCGGTGAACCGCATCCCCACGGGCAGTGAGTTTCGCGGCAACATGGCGGTGGGGGGTCGGGTGGCTCAGGTAGACATCACCGATCGCGAACTCGATATCTGCCGCCAGCTCGCCCCTACCCTGATTCGCGATGGCCTCTACTTTGTAGGCATTGACGTGATTGGCGGCTACCTTACCGAGGTTAATGTCACCAGCCCCACCGGCATTCGCGAAATCGATCGCCTCAACGATGTGCGCCTGGGCGACCAGGTAATCGCCTGGGTCGAGCAGGGGTAA
- a CDS encoding NUDIX domain-containing protein — MTTYRNPTPTVDIIIELLHHPHRPIVLIERHHEPLGWALPGGFVDYGESVETAARREAQEETGLTVTLIEQLAVYSDPDRDPRQHTLSVVFLATATADPVAGDDAKTAAIVNPWEVPQNLCFDHDRILRDYWQYRFYGQRPRFGSN; from the coding sequence ATGACGACCTATCGCAACCCTACCCCTACCGTTGACATTATTATTGAGCTGCTGCACCATCCTCACCGCCCTATTGTGCTGATTGAGCGCCACCACGAGCCCCTGGGGTGGGCGCTACCCGGTGGCTTTGTCGACTATGGCGAAAGCGTCGAAACCGCCGCCCGTCGAGAGGCCCAGGAAGAAACCGGCCTCACCGTCACCCTAATCGAACAGCTCGCGGTCTACTCTGACCCCGATCGCGACCCCCGCCAGCACACCCTCAGCGTTGTATTTCTGGCCACTGCCACTGCCGACCCCGTCGCCGGTGACGACGCCAAAACCGCCGCCATCGTCAACCCCTGGGAAGTGCCGCAAAATCTTTGCTTTGATCACGATCGCATTTTGCGAGATTATTGGCAGTACCGCTTTTACGGCCAGCGCCCCCGCTTTGGCAGCAACTGA
- a CDS encoding M15 family metallopeptidase → MPPIDDIPQAARDVPLYSTGEDQPAWLRRTRGLRRFLALAVLALAAGGLVAWYQTNGFSAVEFAQPFETMVNRSAVETDAGTGGTEPATSDRDVATQLAPSSRTLLNHRAYDEAPTEELVTLNANAAIRLRAAAASQYEEMAQAASRAGVRLVPLSGFRSQEEQETIFFSLKADRGQDAQTRAEVSAPPGYSEHHTGYAVDIGDGNRAGTNLNTDFVDTRAYQWMEANAVRYGYELSFPPDNFQGVAFEPWHWRFVGDRTSLETFYSK, encoded by the coding sequence ATGCCTCCTATCGACGATATTCCCCAAGCGGCCCGCGACGTTCCCCTCTACTCCACGGGCGAAGATCAGCCCGCCTGGCTGCGGCGCACCCGTGGCCTGCGACGCTTTCTGGCTCTGGCTGTGCTGGCCCTGGCGGCGGGCGGACTGGTGGCCTGGTATCAGACCAACGGGTTTTCTGCCGTCGAGTTTGCTCAGCCCTTTGAAACCATGGTTAACCGCTCTGCGGTTGAAACCGATGCTGGGACAGGGGGCACAGAACCAGCTACCAGCGATCGCGACGTCGCCACCCAGCTAGCTCCCTCCAGCCGCACCCTGCTTAACCACCGCGCCTACGATGAGGCTCCGACCGAAGAGCTGGTCACGCTGAATGCCAATGCCGCTATTCGCCTGCGCGCCGCCGCGGCCAGCCAGTACGAGGAAATGGCCCAGGCCGCCAGTCGCGCTGGGGTGAGGCTGGTGCCGCTCTCGGGCTTTCGCTCCCAGGAGGAGCAGGAAACGATTTTCTTTAGCCTTAAGGCTGATCGCGGCCAGGATGCCCAAACCCGCGCCGAGGTCAGCGCCCCGCCGGGCTATAGCGAGCACCACACCGGCTACGCCGTCGATATTGGCGATGGCAATCGGGCGGGGACTAACCTCAACACAGACTTTGTCGATACCCGGGCCTATCAGTGGATGGAAGCCAACGCCGTGCGCTACGGCTACGAGCTGTCCTTTCCCCCCGACAATTTTCAGGGGGTGGCTTTTGAGCCCTGGCACTGGCGGTTTGTGGGCGATCGCACCAGCCTGGAGACCTTCTACAGCAAATAG
- a CDS encoding peptidoglycan-binding domain-containing protein has protein sequence MITRAIAMYHGRRLLLAGLLALGGLAPLTPGLAQPLSPIRDVDATPLLRTEDRGPLVNQLQTELASLGLFTGVVDGYYDTETAEAVRSLQAQQGLVVDGIAGPQTWLALKAARRAATLPPPLLTANLFTFTPLVVAQPDPPPPAIWLALMPLVPIAGGALTCLHRRRGRQGVSLPFKPKL, from the coding sequence ATGATCACCCGAGCGATCGCAATGTACCATGGCCGCCGGCTGCTGCTAGCTGGCCTGCTGGCCCTAGGAGGACTCGCCCCCCTCACTCCAGGTTTGGCCCAGCCGCTGTCGCCTATTCGGGATGTCGACGCTACTCCCTTGCTGCGCACCGAAGACAGAGGCCCGCTGGTCAATCAGCTTCAAACAGAGCTGGCAAGTTTAGGGCTGTTTACCGGAGTAGTGGATGGCTATTACGACACCGAGACCGCTGAGGCGGTGCGATCGCTCCAGGCGCAGCAAGGCCTGGTTGTCGATGGCATCGCTGGCCCGCAAACCTGGCTCGCCCTAAAGGCAGCACGGCGAGCGGCTACCCTGCCGCCGCCGCTCCTCACCGCCAATCTGTTTACCTTTACCCCCCTGGTGGTGGCTCAGCCTGACCCGCCGCCCCCCGCCATTTGGCTTGCCCTGATGCCTCTGGTGCCCATCGCTGGCGGCGCGCTAACCTGCCTACACCGACGGCGGGGGCGGCAGGGGGTGTCGCTGCCGTTTAAGCCAAAACTTTAA